From Chryseobacterium sp. H1D6B, a single genomic window includes:
- a CDS encoding response regulator transcription factor, whose product MKILIVEDEQELAKSIAAYLLSENYLCEFAATFSEAFEKIKNFSYDCILLDISLPDGSGMKILEELKKDNKEDGVIIISAKNALDDKIKGLQIGADDYLTKPFHLSELAARIYSVIRRKQFSNTNIITQNELHINLLAKTVSVDEVPVILTKKEFDLLIYFIGNKNKVISKSALAEHLSGDFADMLDNHDFVYAHIKNLKKKLSDAGCDNHLKTVYGTGYKWEFI is encoded by the coding sequence ATGAAAATCCTGATCGTAGAAGATGAACAAGAACTCGCCAAAAGTATCGCAGCCTATCTTTTGAGTGAAAACTATTTGTGTGAGTTTGCGGCTACTTTCAGCGAAGCATTTGAAAAGATAAAAAATTTCAGCTATGACTGTATTTTATTAGATATTTCACTGCCGGACGGAAGCGGAATGAAAATTTTGGAGGAACTGAAAAAAGACAACAAAGAAGACGGCGTCATTATTATTTCTGCAAAAAATGCTTTGGATGATAAAATTAAAGGACTGCAGATCGGTGCTGATGATTATCTTACCAAACCTTTTCATCTTTCTGAGCTTGCCGCGAGAATTTATTCTGTGATCCGGAGAAAACAGTTCAGCAACACCAATATTATTACGCAGAATGAACTGCACATCAATCTTTTGGCAAAGACTGTTTCTGTAGATGAAGTTCCTGTAATTCTAACGAAAAAAGAATTTGATCTGTTGATTTATTTTATCGGCAATAAAAATAAGGTGATCTCAAAAAGTGCTTTAGCAGAGCATCTTTCCGGTGATTTTGCAGATATGCTGGACAATCATGATTTTGTATACGCCCATATCAAGAATTTAAAGAAGAAACTTAGTGATGCCGGCTGCGATAATCATTTAAAAACCGTTTACGGAACAGGTTACAAATGGGAATTTATTTAA
- a CDS encoding HAMP domain-containing sensor histidine kinase, giving the protein MKNLLSKTTKPFLVYVLIVLVISIPVYYIVVDTIWLSELDEHNEIIADKSAHELNKLKLSDEELEKSIALWNMIQPGTNIEKTAASNLKKDLVYTTEKHKSYSSEPNTDRFRCLKKIVYINKKPYLFTVETNVEETQETVMVIAVTTIFFFIVIVAGLLILNRRLSNTVWKPFHDTLNQLKSFNLSDETKINFAATDVKEFEELNTVLTKLIDHNISVYTAQKEFTENASHELQTPLAVLQNKLDILLQDENITERQYVSIEELNKTLARSTRINKNLLLLAKIENLQFAQNEMIPLSEMLHQSLEAVHEHFEQKQITVNVRILDGVEVYGNRTLTETLINNLLINAVKHTPPSGTANVELFQHEFVISNTGQPALNKETLFKRFSKSSSDTTGSGLGLAIVKKICTHQKWIVDYNFQDGCHHFFIKF; this is encoded by the coding sequence ATGAAAAATTTACTCAGCAAAACGACAAAACCATTTCTTGTCTATGTACTTATTGTTTTGGTGATAAGTATCCCTGTCTATTATATTGTAGTGGATACCATATGGCTGAGCGAGCTGGATGAACATAATGAGATCATTGCGGATAAATCTGCCCACGAGCTTAATAAACTTAAGCTTTCTGATGAGGAATTAGAAAAAAGTATTGCCCTTTGGAATATGATTCAGCCGGGCACTAATATTGAAAAAACAGCTGCTTCCAATTTAAAAAAAGACTTAGTTTACACCACCGAAAAGCATAAATCCTATTCATCAGAGCCTAATACAGATCGTTTCAGATGCTTAAAAAAGATCGTTTACATCAATAAAAAACCTTATCTTTTTACAGTAGAGACCAATGTGGAAGAAACCCAGGAAACCGTGATGGTCATTGCTGTTACTACTATATTTTTCTTTATTGTTATTGTGGCCGGCCTATTGATTTTGAATAGAAGACTTTCAAATACGGTCTGGAAACCTTTCCATGATACTTTAAATCAGTTAAAATCATTCAATCTTAGTGATGAGACTAAAATTAATTTCGCAGCAACTGATGTCAAGGAATTTGAAGAATTAAATACTGTCCTTACTAAACTTATCGATCATAATATTTCGGTTTATACAGCTCAGAAAGAATTTACTGAAAACGCATCTCATGAACTGCAGACTCCCTTGGCCGTTCTTCAGAACAAACTGGATATACTGCTGCAGGACGAAAACATTACAGAAAGGCAATACGTTTCTATTGAAGAGCTCAATAAAACATTAGCACGCAGCACAAGAATCAATAAAAATCTGCTGTTACTCGCCAAAATTGAAAACCTTCAGTTTGCCCAAAATGAAATGATTCCTTTAAGCGAAATGCTGCATCAAAGTTTAGAAGCAGTACACGAACATTTTGAACAAAAGCAGATTACAGTGAATGTCCGGATACTTGATGGAGTAGAAGTCTATGGAAACAGAACTTTGACTGAGACACTCATTAATAATCTTTTAATTAACGCCGTAAAGCATACTCCACCCAGCGGAACAGCGAATGTAGAACTTTTCCAGCATGAATTTGTTATTTCTAATACTGGACAGCCTGCGCTTAATAAAGAAACTTTATTCAAAAGATTTTCCAAATCATCATCAGATACTACCGGAAGCGGTTTAGGACTGGCTATTGTTAAAAAGATCTGCACCCATCAGAAATGGATTGTAGACTATAACTTTCAAGACGGCTGTCATCATTTTTTCATAAAATTTTAA